One Amycolatopsis thermophila DNA segment encodes these proteins:
- the moaA gene encoding GTP 3',8-cyclase MoaA, translated as MSAVNLGLPRVPGTRGTSEPRPDNPALVDTFGRVATDLRVSLTDRCNLRCTYCMPAEGLPWLPGEEVLTDDELVRLLRIAVERLGVTDIRLTGGEPLLRPGLEHLVAEIAALRPRPRLSMTTNGIGLAKRAHAFAEAGLDRINVSLDTVDRETFVRIARRDRLGHVLDGLAAARDAGLDPVKVNAVLLRGINEHEAASLLRFCLEHGYHLRFIEQMPLDAQHGWNRSSMVTAEEIFSLLSKEFTLSPSPGERGGAPAERWLVDGGPGDVGIIASVTRPFCAACERTRLTADGAVRSCLFSNDETDLRALLRGGADDEEIAQTWRMTMWGKLAGHEINDAGFAQPIRPMSAIGG; from the coding sequence ATGAGTGCGGTAAATCTCGGGCTCCCCCGCGTGCCGGGCACACGCGGAACCAGTGAGCCCCGCCCCGACAACCCCGCCCTCGTCGACACGTTCGGCCGGGTCGCGACGGATCTTCGCGTGTCGCTGACCGACCGCTGCAACCTCCGCTGCACCTACTGCATGCCCGCCGAGGGCCTGCCGTGGCTGCCGGGCGAGGAGGTGCTCACCGACGACGAGCTGGTGCGCCTGCTGCGGATCGCGGTGGAACGCCTCGGCGTCACCGACATCCGCCTCACCGGCGGCGAACCGCTGCTGCGGCCCGGGCTCGAGCACTTGGTGGCCGAGATCGCCGCCCTGCGCCCGCGGCCCCGGCTGTCCATGACCACCAACGGGATCGGGCTCGCCAAGCGGGCCCACGCGTTCGCCGAGGCGGGCCTGGACCGGATCAACGTCTCGCTCGACACCGTCGACCGGGAGACGTTCGTGCGGATCGCCCGCCGCGACCGGCTCGGGCACGTCCTGGACGGGCTCGCCGCCGCGCGCGACGCGGGGCTGGACCCGGTGAAGGTGAACGCCGTGCTGCTGCGCGGGATCAACGAGCACGAGGCGGCGTCCCTGCTGCGGTTCTGCCTCGAGCACGGCTACCACCTCCGGTTCATCGAGCAGATGCCACTGGACGCCCAGCACGGCTGGAACCGCTCGTCGATGGTGACCGCGGAGGAGATCTTTTCCTTGCTCAGCAAGGAGTTCACGCTCTCACCGAGCCCGGGCGAGCGCGGCGGGGCGCCCGCCGAGCGCTGGCTCGTCGACGGCGGCCCGGGCGACGTCGGGATCATCGCATCGGTCACCCGCCCGTTCTGCGCGGCGTGCGAGCGCACGCGGCTGACGGCGGACGGCGCGGTGCGGTCGTGCCTGTTCAGCAACGACGAGACCGACCTGCGCGCCCTGCTGCGCGGCGGGGCGGACGACGAGGAGATCGCGCAGACCTGGCGGATGACCATGTGGGGCAAGCTCGCCGGCCACGAGATCAACGACGCCGGCTTCGCCCAGCCGATCCGGCCGATGAGCGCGATCGGGGGATAG
- a CDS encoding MoaD/ThiS family protein: MSVLVRYFASARAAAGVEEEVLHLPAGASVAEAVVALRDLHPERLPRILQAASFLVDGVAVRDPSRPLPAGAELDVLPPFAGG, encoded by the coding sequence ATGAGCGTCCTGGTGCGCTATTTCGCGTCCGCGCGCGCGGCCGCGGGCGTGGAAGAAGAGGTACTCCACCTGCCGGCCGGAGCCTCCGTCGCGGAGGCCGTCGTCGCTCTCCGTGATCTTCATCCGGAGCGGCTGCCCCGGATCCTCCAGGCGGCCAGTTTCCTCGTCGACGGGGTTGCCGTCCGCGACCCCTCGCGGCCCCTCCCCGCGGGGGCGGAACTGGACGTCCTACCGCCCTTCGCCGGCGGTTGA
- the moaC gene encoding cyclic pyranopterin monophosphate synthase MoaC, which produces MSELSHVDEAGAARMVDVSGKEATARTAVATGVVRTTAHVIDLLSRDGLPKGDALATARIAGIMGAKKVPELIPLCHQIALSGVKVDFDLGPAEIRITATAKTTDRTGVEMEALTAVAVAGLTVHDMIKAVDPAATLDGVRLERKLGGKTGVWERP; this is translated from the coding sequence GTGAGTGAACTCAGCCACGTCGACGAGGCGGGCGCCGCGCGGATGGTCGACGTCTCCGGCAAGGAGGCCACGGCCCGTACGGCCGTCGCGACCGGTGTTGTGCGCACCACCGCCCACGTGATCGACCTGCTGTCCCGCGACGGGCTGCCCAAGGGCGACGCCCTGGCCACCGCGCGGATCGCCGGGATCATGGGCGCCAAGAAGGTGCCCGAGCTGATCCCGCTCTGCCACCAGATCGCCCTGTCCGGCGTCAAGGTCGACTTCGACCTCGGGCCCGCCGAAATCCGCATCACGGCGACGGCCAAGACGACCGACCGGACCGGCGTCGAGATGGAGGCGCTGACCGCCGTCGCGGTCGCGGGGCTCACCGTGCACGACATGATCAAGGCCGTCGACCCCGCGGCCACCCTCGACGGGGTCCGTTTGGAACGCAAACTCGGCGGCAAAACCGGTGTCTGGGAGCGGCCATGA
- a CDS encoding MarR family transcriptional regulator, with the protein MPADVLARFAEIGRESSTLAVLRHAQIAEKMGLSATDHKALDLAARADGPLTAGEIAKLTGLSTGAVTGVIDRLERAGFVRRVRDAKDRRKVLVEVLPLDEEKVAPLFESALIVTEKVLEKFTPAEREVIERYQNELMALLRADVLGGNP; encoded by the coding sequence GTGCCCGCGGACGTACTCGCGCGCTTCGCCGAGATCGGGCGCGAATCCAGCACCCTCGCGGTCCTCCGGCACGCCCAGATCGCCGAGAAGATGGGCCTGTCCGCGACCGACCACAAGGCCCTCGACCTGGCCGCCCGCGCCGACGGGCCGCTGACGGCGGGCGAGATCGCCAAGCTCACCGGCCTGTCCACCGGCGCGGTCACCGGCGTGATCGACCGGCTGGAGCGCGCGGGTTTCGTCCGCCGCGTGCGCGACGCGAAGGACCGCCGCAAGGTCCTCGTCGAGGTGCTGCCGCTGGACGAGGAGAAGGTGGCGCCGTTGTTCGAGTCCGCGCTCATCGTCACCGAGAAGGTGCTGGAGAAGTTCACCCCGGCCGAGCGCGAGGTCATCGAGCGTTACCAGAACGAGCTGATGGCTTTGTTGCGCGCGGACGTTCTGGGTGGCAACCCATAG
- a CDS encoding molybdenum cofactor biosynthesis protein MoaE encodes MNNDKRTARVIVASNRASAGVYEDRTGPVIVDWLAEHGFDVPPPQVVPDGEPVANALREALADDVHVIITTGGTGISPTDRTPDVTAPLLDHQLPGLADAIRRAGLPKVPTAVLSRGLAGVAGRTLVVNLPGSRGGVKDGLGVLDGVLTHAVDQLAGADHPRPTPAPETKEAPPQVVRAEVTEQPLSVEEHAALVDDQSAGAVVTFGGVVRDHDGGKGVKALYYEGHPSAGDVLARVVAEVAGRRAGVRAIAVSHRLGALEIGDVALACAVSADHRAEAFATCAELVDEVKAQLPVWKHQHFTDGSDEWVNSP; translated from the coding sequence ATGAACAACGACAAGCGCACCGCGCGGGTGATCGTCGCCTCCAACCGGGCGTCGGCGGGGGTCTACGAGGACCGCACCGGGCCGGTGATCGTCGACTGGCTTGCTGAACACGGCTTCGACGTTCCGCCGCCGCAGGTCGTCCCCGACGGGGAACCGGTCGCGAACGCCCTGCGGGAGGCGCTGGCCGACGACGTGCACGTCATCATCACCACCGGCGGCACCGGCATCTCGCCCACCGACCGCACCCCGGACGTGACGGCCCCGCTGCTCGACCACCAGCTCCCCGGCCTCGCCGACGCCATCCGGCGGGCCGGGCTGCCCAAGGTGCCCACGGCCGTACTGTCCCGCGGCCTGGCCGGAGTGGCCGGACGGACGCTCGTCGTGAACCTGCCCGGGTCGCGCGGTGGCGTGAAGGACGGGCTCGGCGTGCTCGACGGGGTGCTCACCCACGCCGTCGACCAGCTCGCGGGCGCGGACCACCCGCGCCCGACACCGGCGCCGGAAACCAAGGAAGCACCCCCGCAAGTGGTGCGAGCCGAGGTGACCGAACAGCCGTTGTCCGTCGAGGAGCATGCGGCGCTCGTGGACGACCAGTCCGCGGGGGCCGTGGTGACGTTCGGCGGCGTGGTGCGGGACCACGACGGTGGCAAGGGCGTGAAGGCCCTCTACTACGAGGGACATCCCAGTGCGGGCGATGTGCTGGCTCGGGTGGTCGCCGAGGTCGCCGGTCGGCGCGCCGGGGTGCGGGCGATCGCGGTGAGCCATCGGCTGGGTGCGCTGGAGATCGGCGATGTGGCGCTCGCGTGCGCCGTGTCGGCCGACCACCGGGCAGAGGCCTTCGCGACCTGCGCGGAACTGGTCGACGAGGTGAAGGCCCAGCTGCCGGTGTGGAAGCACCAGCACTTCACCGATGGGTCGGACGAGTGGGTGAACTCGCCCTGA
- a CDS encoding transglycosylase family protein: MSYRGKHRKMSPAARNIARVAVAGIAVGTPLAIAATPAQASSVNWDAIAQCESGGNWSTNTGNGFYGGLQFTASTWKAYGGTGSPQNASREEQIAVAERVLQGQGIGAWPVCGKKAGSSASYKGSNTKGSTPKKSTAPKQSTTPKAAPKKSTPAPAVSVPSSNPNGDYTIMAGDTLSGIAKKFNVEGGYQKLQELNSKYISNPNLILVGQKIATK; this comes from the coding sequence ATGTCCTACCGAGGCAAGCACCGCAAGATGTCCCCCGCCGCTCGCAACATCGCCCGCGTCGCTGTCGCGGGTATCGCGGTCGGCACCCCGCTGGCCATCGCCGCGACCCCCGCGCAGGCCTCCAGCGTCAACTGGGACGCCATCGCGCAGTGCGAAAGCGGTGGCAACTGGAGCACCAACACCGGCAACGGCTTCTACGGTGGTCTGCAGTTCACCGCCAGCACCTGGAAGGCCTACGGCGGCACCGGCAGCCCGCAGAACGCTTCGCGGGAGGAGCAGATCGCCGTCGCCGAGCGCGTCCTGCAGGGCCAGGGCATCGGCGCCTGGCCGGTGTGCGGCAAGAAGGCCGGCTCGTCGGCGAGCTACAAGGGCAGCAACACCAAGGGCTCGACGCCGAAGAAGTCGACCGCGCCGAAGCAGAGCACGACTCCGAAGGCCGCGCCGAAGAAGAGCACCCCGGCTCCGGCCGTCAGCGTGCCGAGCTCCAACCCGAACGGTGACTACACGATCATGGCCGGCGACACGCTGTCCGGGATCGCCAAGAAGTTCAACGTCGAGGGCGGCTACCAGAAGCTGCAGGAGCTGAACTCGAAGTACATCTCGAACCCGAACCTGATCCTGGTCGGGCAGAAGATCGCCACGAAGTGA